The following proteins come from a genomic window of Terribacillus aidingensis:
- a CDS encoding DUF1385 domain-containing protein, whose translation MSDKQTNTYGGQAVIEGVMFAGKNSFVTAVRRNDESIDYLTVERQDNPKLSKLKKIPILRGIAAIIHASANGTKHLNFSSERYGVNPEDDAQIVPEEKKSKLAMIIGIGAVGVLSFIFGKLIFTLTPALVADFFDKWLPSRFEQVALEGFLKLILLLAYVYLVSLTPLIRRVFQYHGAEHKVINCYENGLPLTVENVQKQSRLHYRCGSSFMLFTVIVGVIVYMFVATDPLWWRMVNRILLLPLVIGLSFEVLQLTNKVRDIPVLRFLGYPGLWLQLVTTKEPKDDQVEVALASFKKVLENDSVQVNSGIKIVR comes from the coding sequence ATGTCAGATAAACAAACCAATACCTATGGCGGGCAAGCCGTCATTGAAGGTGTCATGTTTGCGGGAAAAAACAGCTTCGTTACTGCCGTTCGCAGAAATGACGAGAGCATAGACTACTTAACCGTCGAACGCCAAGACAATCCGAAATTATCCAAGTTGAAAAAGATACCTATACTGCGAGGAATCGCAGCGATCATACACGCTAGCGCCAATGGCACGAAGCATCTGAACTTTTCTTCAGAACGTTACGGGGTCAATCCTGAGGACGATGCACAGATAGTTCCAGAGGAGAAAAAATCAAAGCTGGCAATGATCATTGGTATCGGTGCCGTTGGTGTACTATCCTTTATCTTCGGGAAATTAATATTCACACTGACTCCTGCACTCGTCGCGGATTTCTTCGACAAGTGGCTTCCTTCCAGATTCGAACAAGTTGCACTGGAAGGTTTCCTGAAGCTTATCCTGCTTCTTGCCTATGTTTATCTCGTTTCCCTGACACCATTGATCAGGCGTGTATTCCAATATCACGGCGCTGAACATAAGGTGATCAACTGTTACGAAAACGGTCTGCCGCTTACGGTAGAGAATGTACAAAAGCAATCCAGGCTTCATTATCGATGCGGATCAAGCTTTATGCTGTTCACTGTCATAGTCGGTGTGATTGTGTATATGTTCGTTGCCACAGATCCGCTATGGTGGCGTATGGTGAACCGTATCCTGCTTCTGCCGCTTGTTATCGGTCTGTCCTTCGAGGTACTTCAGCTGACGAATAAGGTTCGTGATATCCCTGTTCTTCGCTTCCTTGGCTATCCAGGCCTATGGCTGCAGCTGGTCACGACAAAAGAGCCAAAGGATGATCAAGTGGAAGTTGCCCTGGCTTCTTTCAAAAAAGTGCTTGAAAATGATTCTGTACAGGTGAATAGTGGTATAAAGATAGTAAGATAA
- a CDS encoding SA1362 family protein produces the protein MRRSGSSIIVFVLIGLAVIGVSMQLVTNPGAFFQNVLVWIGGAVLFGALLYFILTRLRGRSAAGGSGSSSDMQKYKKAVKQSKQKYKQPKARPVNKPAKPAASIKKVSAARKKRPVKDRSRGPQLRVIEGNKQKRKKSSI, from the coding sequence TTGCGTAGATCTGGGTCTTCCATCATCGTGTTTGTTTTGATTGGTCTTGCTGTCATCGGTGTCAGCATGCAGCTCGTGACAAATCCAGGAGCATTCTTCCAAAACGTGCTCGTTTGGATTGGAGGTGCCGTCCTCTTTGGTGCATTACTCTACTTCATTCTTACACGCTTGCGTGGCCGCTCCGCTGCAGGCGGCAGTGGCAGCAGCAGTGATATGCAGAAATATAAGAAAGCAGTAAAGCAGTCCAAGCAGAAATACAAGCAGCCAAAAGCCCGCCCTGTCAACAAACCAGCTAAACCAGCAGCTAGTATCAAAAAAGTTTCCGCTGCCAGAAAAAAACGTCCGGTAAAGGATCGCTCACGCGGTCCGCAGCTTCGTGTCATCGAAGGAAACAAACAGAAACGCAAAAAGTCGAGCATCTGA
- a CDS encoding patatin-like phospholipase family protein, producing the protein MKIDGVFSGGGVKAFAFIGAIQAVEKEKYEFENVAGTSAGAIVAGLLAAGYSGEEMEALLQETDISKFTDPIKLTRYIPFANWLTLYFKMGLYKGNALERWLYEALARKQVYTFHDLKPRTLKVIAADVTLGRLIVFPDDLNETYGIDGGSFPVARAIRMSAGIPYIFMPAKLLYNNRKRSLLLDGGVLSNFPLWTLEGEERLLRRPILGMKLSEAVQKIPVQKVHQSFDLFYALFKTMKVAHDMRHINQETARDIIFIPVEGIGMADFDISALEKEKLIAVGREKAEHFLKRWP; encoded by the coding sequence ATGAAAATAGACGGTGTTTTCTCAGGCGGCGGGGTGAAGGCTTTTGCATTCATCGGTGCTATACAGGCTGTGGAGAAGGAGAAATACGAGTTTGAGAATGTGGCTGGCACCTCTGCTGGTGCTATTGTCGCCGGCTTGCTGGCAGCTGGTTACAGCGGGGAAGAAATGGAAGCATTGCTTCAAGAAACGGATATCAGTAAATTCACCGATCCTATTAAGCTTACAAGATATATTCCTTTTGCTAATTGGCTAACGCTATATTTCAAAATGGGACTGTACAAAGGAAATGCATTGGAACGCTGGCTTTATGAGGCATTGGCAAGAAAACAAGTGTATACTTTTCATGATTTGAAGCCTCGAACATTGAAAGTGATCGCAGCAGATGTAACGTTAGGCAGATTAATCGTTTTTCCGGATGATTTGAACGAGACATATGGAATCGATGGCGGAAGTTTCCCGGTAGCCCGGGCTATTAGGATGAGTGCAGGTATTCCGTACATATTCATGCCGGCAAAACTTCTCTATAACAATCGGAAAAGAAGTCTGCTGCTCGACGGCGGAGTGCTGAGCAACTTCCCGCTTTGGACACTGGAAGGGGAGGAGCGTCTATTGAGGCGGCCTATCCTGGGAATGAAGCTGAGTGAAGCAGTACAAAAAATTCCGGTCCAGAAAGTTCATCAATCTTTTGATCTGTTTTATGCGCTTTTTAAGACGATGAAGGTAGCGCATGATATGCGTCATATAAATCAGGAAACAGCAAGGGACATCATCTTCATTCCGGTAGAAGGTATCGGAATGGCCGATTTCGATATATCAGCTTTGGAAAAGGAGAAGCTAATAGCAGTCGGCAGGGAGAAAGCAGAGCACTTTCTAAAACGCTGGCCATAA
- the mntR gene encoding transcriptional regulator MntR, whose protein sequence is MPTPSMEDYIEQIYILMEKKGYARVSDIAENLQVHPSSVTKMVQKLDKDEYLKYEKYRGLILTDKGEQVGKRLVYRHELLEDFLRIIGVEEENIYQDVEGIEHHMSWNSIERIGNLVQYFQEDNERKEALIKIQQKQKS, encoded by the coding sequence ATGCCTACACCGAGCATGGAAGATTATATTGAACAAATTTACATATTAATGGAGAAAAAGGGATATGCCCGTGTGTCCGATATAGCAGAGAATCTGCAGGTACATCCGTCTTCTGTTACGAAAATGGTGCAGAAGCTGGACAAGGATGAATATCTGAAATATGAAAAGTACCGTGGCTTGATTCTTACTGATAAAGGAGAGCAGGTCGGCAAACGGCTTGTCTATCGGCATGAACTCTTGGAAGACTTCCTGCGAATCATCGGTGTCGAGGAAGAGAATATTTATCAGGATGTAGAAGGTATCGAGCATCATATGAGCTGGAATTCAATCGAGCGGATCGGTAATCTTGTTCAGTACTTCCAGGAAGATAATGAACGGAAAGAAGCATTGATCAAAATACAGCAAAAACAGAAGTCTTAA
- a CDS encoding rhodanese-like domain-containing protein, protein MEAVLVIGVALIVFIAYSVIRYFIQKKHLKTLTEEEFKAGYRKAQLIDVREPKEFDGGHILGARNIPLTQLRYRLAEIRKDKPVYMYDQNGTRTVRTAAMLHKKGYQDLNQLKGGFKAWSGKIKRKGD, encoded by the coding sequence ATGGAAGCAGTACTAGTTATTGGAGTTGCACTGATTGTATTCATCGCATATAGTGTAATCCGCTATTTCATTCAGAAGAAACACCTGAAAACTCTTACAGAGGAAGAATTCAAAGCTGGATACCGTAAAGCGCAGCTGATTGATGTACGTGAGCCGAAAGAATTCGACGGCGGACACATCCTAGGTGCACGGAATATCCCACTTACCCAGCTTCGCTACCGTTTGGCTGAAATCCGCAAGGACAAGCCTGTTTATATGTATGACCAAAACGGTACACGTACTGTACGTACTGCAGCAATGCTGCATAAAAAAGGCTATCAGGATCTTAATCAGCTTAAAGGCGGTTTCAAAGCCTGGAGCGGTAAGATCAAACGTAAAGGTGATTAA
- the gcvPB gene encoding aminomethyl-transferring glycine dehydrogenase subunit GcvPB: MQNNTDFPLLFEQTKAGRTGYSLPPLDVPETDLSEVFESEYIRSEPAALPELSELQIIRHYTALSRRNYGVDSGFYPLGSCTMKYNPKINEDVIRMDGFSHVHPYQDPKTAQGALELMFDLQEQLKEITGMHEVSLQPAAGAHGEWTGLMMIRALHEKNGETQRTKVIVPDSAHGTNPASATVAGFESVTVKSNDEGLVDLEDLRRVVGEDTAALMLTNPNTLGLFEKDILEMAKIVHEAGGKLYYDGANLNAIMGYTRPGDMGFDVVHLNLHKTFTGPHGGGGPGSGPVGVSEELAAFLPKPVVRRQGEEIILDEDRPDSIGRVKPYYGNFGINVRAYTYIRTLGPEGLKRVSEYAVLNANYMMRRLSEAFDLPYTQHCKHEFVLSGRRQKKLGVRTLDIAKRLLDFGYHPPTIYFPLNVEEALMIEPTETEAKETLDSFIDTMLEIAADAEHNPEIVQEAPHTTVVSRMDETTAARKPILRYIPE, from the coding sequence ATGCAAAACAATACTGATTTCCCATTGTTATTCGAACAAACGAAAGCAGGCAGGACAGGATACAGCTTGCCGCCGCTGGATGTTCCGGAAACGGATCTTTCAGAAGTTTTCGAGTCAGAATATATTCGAAGCGAACCAGCAGCGCTTCCAGAATTGAGCGAGCTGCAGATCATCCGGCATTACACAGCCCTTTCAAGAAGAAATTATGGCGTTGATTCCGGATTCTATCCGCTCGGCTCTTGTACGATGAAGTATAATCCGAAAATCAATGAAGATGTCATCAGAATGGATGGATTCAGCCACGTTCATCCGTATCAAGATCCGAAAACGGCACAAGGTGCACTGGAGCTTATGTTCGATCTGCAAGAGCAGCTGAAGGAAATTACCGGTATGCACGAGGTTAGTTTGCAGCCTGCAGCAGGAGCTCATGGAGAATGGACTGGACTGATGATGATCCGTGCCTTGCATGAGAAAAATGGCGAGACGCAGCGTACGAAGGTTATCGTGCCGGATTCGGCGCATGGAACAAACCCTGCTTCGGCAACTGTTGCTGGATTCGAATCAGTAACAGTTAAATCAAATGATGAAGGACTAGTTGACTTGGAGGATTTGCGTCGCGTCGTTGGAGAAGATACAGCAGCGCTGATGCTTACGAATCCGAATACACTCGGTCTGTTCGAAAAGGATATTTTGGAAATGGCCAAGATTGTCCATGAAGCAGGCGGCAAATTGTATTATGATGGTGCAAATCTGAATGCCATCATGGGTTATACAAGACCTGGAGATATGGGCTTTGATGTTGTGCACTTGAATTTGCATAAAACATTCACCGGCCCGCATGGCGGCGGGGGACCAGGATCGGGTCCTGTCGGCGTTTCGGAGGAGCTTGCAGCATTCCTGCCGAAGCCGGTTGTCCGCAGACAAGGGGAAGAAATCATCCTTGACGAAGATCGTCCAGATTCTATCGGACGAGTGAAGCCATATTACGGAAACTTCGGTATCAACGTACGTGCGTACACGTATATCCGGACGCTGGGACCAGAAGGACTGAAACGTGTAAGTGAATATGCGGTCCTGAATGCGAATTACATGATGCGTCGCTTGAGTGAAGCATTCGATCTGCCATACACACAGCATTGTAAGCATGAATTCGTTCTTTCCGGGCGCAGACAGAAAAAGCTGGGTGTCCGTACGCTTGATATTGCGAAACGATTGCTTGATTTCGGGTACCATCCGCCGACTATTTACTTCCCGCTCAATGTAGAGGAAGCACTGATGATCGAGCCAACCGAAACAGAAGCTAAAGAAACATTGGATAGTTTCATTGATACGATGCTGGAAATTGCTGCAGATGCAGAACATAACCCAGAAATTGTACAAGAGGCGCCGCATACAACAGTCGTCAGCAGAATGGATGAAACGACTGCCGCCAGAAAGCCGATTCTACGCTATATTCCAGAATGA
- the gcvPA gene encoding aminomethyl-transferring glycine dehydrogenase subunit GcvPA yields the protein MDFRYLPMTEQDKEEMLQTIGVKDTEELFSDIPEEVRLKGPLQIKEPKSEGELKAELAALASRNVTMKTHASFLGAGVYDHYIPSIVDHVISRSEFYTAYTPYQPEISQGELQAIFEFQTMIAELTGMDVANSSMYDGGTALAEAATLSAGHTRKKKIIVSEAVHPESRQVIDSYGRGQHLEIVTVPHKDGLTDLEALEEAVDEDTASVIVQYPNFFGQVEPLAAIRKIIDAQPKAMMVVSSNPLALGFLTPPGSFGADIVVGDTQVFGIPAQFGGPHCGYFASSAKLMRKLPGRLVGQTKDEEGRRGFVLTLQAREQHIRRDKATSNICSNQALNALASSVAMSALGKKGVAEMAHLNIQKALYMKKQLEAHGLQVIFQGAFFNELVIKVEDDADALNDHLVTQGFIGGYHLGRIDDRLKNHILVAVTEQRTKEQIDTFVREVAAVHAKQY from the coding sequence ATGGATTTCAGGTACTTACCGATGACAGAGCAAGACAAAGAAGAAATGCTTCAAACGATAGGCGTGAAAGACACGGAGGAACTGTTCTCTGATATCCCCGAGGAAGTTCGCTTGAAGGGACCGCTCCAGATCAAGGAGCCGAAAAGTGAAGGGGAATTGAAAGCTGAACTGGCAGCTTTGGCAAGTCGTAACGTGACGATGAAAACACATGCTTCCTTCCTTGGAGCTGGTGTGTACGATCATTACATTCCTTCAATTGTGGATCATGTTATATCCAGATCTGAATTCTATACAGCTTATACGCCGTATCAGCCTGAAATTTCCCAAGGAGAACTGCAGGCAATCTTTGAGTTCCAGACGATGATTGCTGAGCTGACTGGAATGGATGTTGCGAATAGCTCCATGTATGATGGCGGAACAGCACTTGCAGAAGCAGCGACATTAAGCGCTGGCCATACGCGGAAGAAGAAAATCATTGTATCAGAAGCGGTTCATCCAGAATCTCGACAAGTGATCGATTCTTATGGAAGAGGACAGCATTTGGAAATTGTCACAGTTCCTCATAAGGATGGATTGACCGATTTAGAAGCACTGGAAGAAGCAGTAGATGAGGATACGGCTAGTGTCATCGTGCAATATCCGAATTTCTTCGGACAGGTCGAACCGTTAGCTGCTATTCGCAAAATCATTGATGCACAGCCGAAAGCGATGATGGTTGTCTCCAGCAATCCGTTGGCTTTAGGATTCTTGACTCCGCCAGGCAGCTTCGGTGCAGATATTGTTGTTGGGGATACACAAGTATTCGGTATCCCGGCACAGTTCGGCGGTCCTCACTGCGGCTATTTCGCAAGCTCAGCGAAATTAATGCGCAAGCTGCCAGGAAGACTTGTCGGACAGACGAAAGATGAGGAAGGTAGACGTGGTTTCGTTCTGACACTCCAAGCACGTGAGCAGCATATCCGCCGAGACAAGGCGACATCGAATATTTGCTCCAATCAGGCATTGAATGCTTTGGCTTCTTCAGTTGCCATGAGTGCATTAGGTAAAAAAGGTGTAGCTGAGATGGCTCACTTGAATATCCAAAAAGCACTTTATATGAAAAAGCAGCTTGAAGCACACGGGTTGCAAGTCATCTTCCAAGGCGCCTTCTTTAATGAATTAGTAATTAAAGTAGAAGATGATGCGGATGCACTGAATGATCATCTGGTTACACAAGGGTTTATCGGGGGGTATCACTTGGGACGGATTGATGATCGTTTGAAGAACCACATACTTGTAGCTGTGACGGAGCAGCGCACAAAAGAACAGATTGATACATTTGTAAGAGAGGTGGCGGCAGTCCATGCAAAACAATACTGA
- the gcvT gene encoding glycine cleavage system aminomethyltransferase GcvT, giving the protein MSELRRTPLYPAYEANSKTIDFGGWELPVHFSSIQEEHHAVRQAAGLFDVSHMGEILVEGPASKDFLQFVLTNDIELLVPNKAQYSVMCYENGGTVDDLIVYMLEENRYLLVVNASNTAKDLEWLLSHKRDGVSIEDQSDAYMQVALQGPHAEQILQKLTDEKLSEISFFRFAYPVQLEGAEGDFLISRTGYTGEDGFEIYGPAASGQAVWELLLENGQAYNLQPVGLGARDTLRFEANLPLYGNELSKDITPIEAGIGFAVKTNKSADFIGKETLKKQKENGANRKLVGIEMQEKGIPRHGYPIFSGDEQIGEVTTGTKSPTLDSYIGLALVQADAVEEGSLVEVQIRKKRLQAKVVATPFYKRK; this is encoded by the coding sequence ATGAGTGAGTTGAGAAGAACCCCGCTTTATCCTGCTTACGAGGCAAACAGCAAGACGATCGATTTCGGGGGATGGGAACTGCCAGTCCATTTCAGCAGCATCCAGGAAGAACATCATGCAGTGCGGCAGGCGGCCGGTTTGTTCGATGTTTCCCATATGGGTGAGATTCTGGTTGAAGGGCCAGCTAGCAAAGACTTTCTGCAGTTTGTCCTGACAAATGACATTGAATTGCTCGTTCCGAATAAAGCGCAATACAGTGTCATGTGTTATGAAAATGGCGGAACAGTAGACGATTTAATCGTTTATATGCTGGAAGAGAACCGTTATCTGCTAGTTGTGAATGCCAGCAATACAGCAAAGGACTTGGAGTGGCTGCTTTCTCATAAACGAGATGGTGTCAGTATCGAAGATCAATCAGATGCTTATATGCAAGTTGCCCTGCAAGGACCTCATGCAGAGCAAATACTGCAGAAGCTGACAGATGAAAAATTGTCGGAAATTTCATTTTTCCGATTCGCTTATCCAGTGCAGCTGGAAGGGGCGGAAGGAGATTTCCTAATCTCACGCACAGGCTACACTGGCGAAGATGGCTTTGAAATCTACGGACCGGCTGCAAGCGGGCAAGCTGTCTGGGAACTTTTGCTGGAAAATGGTCAAGCATACAATCTTCAGCCAGTTGGATTGGGTGCAAGGGACACCTTACGCTTTGAAGCGAATCTGCCGCTGTATGGCAATGAGTTGTCGAAGGACATTACGCCGATCGAGGCAGGTATTGGATTTGCAGTGAAAACGAATAAGTCTGCCGACTTCATCGGAAAAGAAACCTTGAAGAAGCAAAAAGAGAACGGAGCGAATCGGAAGCTCGTCGGCATTGAAATGCAGGAAAAAGGGATACCGCGCCATGGTTATCCAATTTTCAGTGGTGACGAACAAATCGGTGAGGTTACGACAGGAACAAAGTCACCGACACTGGACAGTTATATCGGCCTTGCACTCGTACAAGCGGATGCTGTCGAAGAAGGCAGTCTGGTTGAAGTGCAGATACGAAAGAAACGGCTGCAAGCCAAGGTAGTTGCAACACCATTCTATAAACGGAAATAG
- a CDS encoding SNF2-related protein — protein MRVHIKDDKPFLDMMDDKLQHEGETASWEHFKMAYTAAKETNIDTFTGLVAPGYLPHMTFHPHQLEASRRVVEEMNGRAILADEVGLGKTIEAGLVLKELMIRGLVKKVLLLVPASLVNQWVNELNSKFHIPAASQRKQYVWEHYDVIVSSIDLAKRSPHREIILEQDYDFVLIDEAHKLKNNRTKNYAFIQSLKKKYCLLLTATPVQNKLSDIYNLVSLLKPGYLGSYKQFKDTYGDDRRDAEEHHYLKELIRKVMVRNRREETGLQWTKRKVETIWIDFTEQERQVYENMQDSTSAAATFAKITLLRELCSSREAAYLSMKKMVEENPETSNVYLPVMKEIEKLPQHSKALKVVELIKAAPPGEKFIIFTEYRATQFYLQWTLKQHDISSVPFRGGFKAGKKDWMRELFEKHAQVLIATEAGGEGINLQFCSNMINYDLPWNPMRLEQRIGRIHRFGQQKDVQIYNFAVRNTLEAHILELLYKKINLFERVIGNLDHILAELQVSDVEKEIKRIFADSRSEGEIKVKLDNLTAVITETGEQLERAKLHG, from the coding sequence ATGCGGGTGCATATAAAAGATGATAAACCTTTCCTCGACATGATGGATGATAAATTGCAGCATGAAGGAGAAACAGCATCATGGGAGCATTTCAAGATGGCTTATACAGCCGCCAAGGAAACAAATATCGATACATTTACCGGGTTGGTTGCACCTGGCTATCTGCCGCATATGACCTTCCATCCCCATCAGCTGGAAGCAAGCCGGCGAGTTGTGGAAGAAATGAATGGACGCGCCATCCTGGCTGATGAAGTTGGTCTGGGGAAAACGATTGAAGCGGGTCTCGTATTGAAAGAATTGATGATTCGAGGCTTGGTGAAAAAGGTACTTCTGCTCGTGCCGGCATCTTTAGTGAACCAATGGGTGAACGAATTGAACTCAAAATTTCATATTCCTGCAGCCTCCCAGCGAAAGCAATATGTATGGGAACATTATGATGTGATCGTCTCCTCCATCGACTTGGCAAAGCGCTCTCCTCACCGGGAGATCATTTTGGAGCAGGACTATGATTTCGTGCTTATCGATGAGGCACATAAACTGAAAAACAACCGGACAAAGAACTATGCTTTCATCCAATCGCTCAAAAAGAAATATTGTCTGCTGCTGACTGCAACACCTGTCCAAAACAAGCTAAGTGATATTTACAATCTTGTATCCTTGCTAAAGCCTGGCTACCTTGGCAGCTACAAGCAATTCAAAGATACATATGGAGATGACCGCAGAGATGCAGAAGAGCATCATTACTTGAAGGAGCTTATCCGAAAAGTGATGGTCCGCAACCGACGGGAAGAAACGGGACTTCAATGGACAAAGCGGAAAGTGGAGACAATTTGGATTGATTTTACCGAACAAGAGCGGCAGGTATATGAAAATATGCAAGATTCCACCAGTGCTGCAGCAACCTTTGCAAAAATAACCCTGCTCCGCGAGCTGTGCAGCTCCAGGGAAGCAGCATATTTGTCCATGAAAAAGATGGTCGAGGAAAATCCGGAAACAAGTAATGTGTATTTGCCTGTTATGAAAGAGATTGAAAAGCTGCCGCAGCATAGCAAGGCACTGAAAGTGGTAGAGCTGATCAAGGCTGCTCCTCCAGGAGAAAAGTTCATCATCTTTACCGAGTACCGGGCTACGCAATTTTACTTGCAATGGACGCTCAAGCAGCACGACATATCCTCCGTTCCTTTCCGAGGCGGCTTCAAGGCCGGTAAAAAGGATTGGATGCGCGAGCTGTTCGAAAAGCATGCACAAGTTCTGATTGCAACCGAAGCTGGCGGCGAAGGTATCAACCTCCAATTTTGCAGCAATATGATCAATTATGATTTGCCATGGAATCCAATGCGGCTGGAGCAGCGCATCGGCAGGATCCATCGTTTTGGTCAGCAGAAGGATGTGCAAATCTATAATTTCGCCGTACGGAACACGCTTGAAGCACACATATTGGAATTGCTTTATAAGAAAATCAACTTATTCGAGCGGGTAATCGGCAATCTCGATCATATCCTTGCCGAACTGCAGGTTTCCGATGTGGAAAAAGAGATTAAGCGGATATTCGCCGATTCTCGTTCCGAAGGAGAAATAAAAGTAAAGCTGGATAATTTGACTGCGGTAATCACCGAGACGGGTGAACAGCTGGAAAGGGCTAAATTACATGGATAG